A single window of Haliotis asinina isolate JCU_RB_2024 chromosome 5, JCU_Hal_asi_v2, whole genome shotgun sequence DNA harbors:
- the LOC137283167 gene encoding heterogeneous nuclear ribonucleoprotein H2-like, protein MGSHEDDGFVVRLRGLPWAATPEEVVRFFAGEENPDVKVDPESCGIRNVHFTFSREGRPSGEAFVEFMNDDDVEQAVKKNNEHMGQRYIEVFRSKKSEMDWVIKRAGPNQQAPTEAVVRLRGLPFGCSKEEIAQFFTGLEIVPNGIMLPEDRQGRSTGEAYVQFASQDIAEKALGKHKERIGHRYIEIFKSSMGEAYNAMGQQRMRPMMGGSMGRPGPYDRNDRFGGMGMGNMGGGGGGGGGGGGGGGMGMGGYGRGRGGRNVKGYFEDDFDDYSGGYGGGMGFGGGNRRGGGGGGGGGVGGGGGMRGNNQRGRMNMDRPRGATPGSHYISDTGHSVHMRGLPFQAIEQDVYDFFSPIRPVKVEFEYAPNGRPTGEANVDFASHQEAVEAMKKHKSNMQHRYIELFLNSAPAERGGGGGGFGSGQMGGSGFGGGGNMGSGFGNSGGYGGGGGNYGNNGNNFGGGGGGGYQGNMNSYMGGGGGGGGGGYGNNMGGMNNNVMGGNPNYTAF, encoded by the exons ATGGGTTCTCACGAGGATGATGGCTTTGTTGTAAGACTGCGAGGTTTGCCATGGGCAGCTACACCTGAGGAAGTTGTCAGATTTTTTGCAG gGGAAGAAAACCCAGATGTTAAAGTTG ATCCGGAAAGCTGTGGAATACGCAACGTCCATTTCACATTTTCCCGTGAAGGACGTCCCAGTGGAGAGGCATTTGTAGAGTTtatgaatgatgatgatgtagagCAGGCTGTCAAGAAGAACAATGAACACATGGGACAGAGATATATTGAAG TATTTCGGTCTAAGAAAAGTGAGATGGACTGGGTGATCAAACGGGCAGGGCCCAATCAGCAGGCACCCACTGAGGCAGTTGTCAGGCTAAGAGGGCTCCCATTTGGCTGCTCCAAAGAAGAAATTGCTCAATTTTTCACAG GGTTGGAGATTGTACCCAATGGGATAATGCTACCTGAGGATCGGCAGGGGCGCAGCACGGGGGAGGCGTATGTCCAGTTTGCATCCCAAGACATAGCAGAAAAAGCCCTGGGTAAACACAAGGAAAGGATAGGGCACAG GTACATAGAGATCTTCAAAAGCAGCATGGGTGAGGCCTACAACGCCATGGGCCAGCAACGGATGAGGCCTATGATGGGAGGGTCCATGGGACGCCCAGGGCCCTATGATCGCAATGACCGCTTTGGCGGCATGGGCATGGGCAACATGGGAGGAGGGGGAggcggcggtggtggtggtggtggcggcgGCGGTATGGGAATGGGAGGATACGGCCGTGGGCGAGGTGGCAGAAATGTCAAAG GTTACTTTGAAGATGACTTTGATGATTACAGTGGAGGATATGGCGGTGGTATGGGATTTGGGGGTGGAAACCGTCGAGGAGGTGGCGgtggaggaggtggtggtgtCGGCGGAGGTGGCGGCATGAGGGGCAATAATCAGCGGGGCCGGATGAATATGGACAGACCCCGTGGAGCCACTCCAGGCAGTCATTACATTAGTGACACTGGACATTCTGTACATATGCGAGGCCTTCCATTCCAGGCCATTGAACAGGATGTGTATGAT TTCTTCAGCCCAATCCGCCCTGTGAAGGTTGAATTTGAATATGCCCCAAATGGCCGACCAACTGGTGAAGCAAATGTTGACTTTGCCTCTCATCAAGAAGCTGTTGAGGCCATGAAGAAACATAAGTCAAATATGC AGCACCGCTACATTGAACTGTTCCTGAACTCCGCTCCAGCTGAACGCGGGGGTGGTGGAGGAGGATTTGGCTCTGGACAaatgggtgggagtggttttggtGGAGGTGGCAACATGGGCAGTGGCTTTGGGAACTCTGGTGGATATGGTGGGGGCGGTGGTAACTATGGAAATAATGGTAACAACTTTGGAGGAGGTGGCGGCGGTGGTTATCAAG GAAACATGAATAGTTACATGGGAGGTGGAGGTGGCGGTGGAGGTGGTGGCTATGGCAACAATATGGGCGGAATGAACAACAATGTAATGGGAGGAAATCCAAACTACACAGCGTTCTGA